A segment of the Candida albicans SC5314 chromosome 2, complete sequence genome:
AAATACtaaaagaatttttcaaacttgTAGCGAAACAAGGCTTGTCTATTTTTTTAGATGATGTACAGTGGTGTTCAGAAGAGTCCTGGAGGTTATTATGTGATGTATTAGATTTTGATTCATCTGGAGAGGTGCGAGAGAGCTATAACATCAAAATAGTTGTGTGCTATGCTTTGAATGCAGACCATTTAGAGAATGTTAATATCGAGCATAAaaagatttctttttgccGATATGCCAAACAAAGCCACTTAAATTTGCGTGAGTTTAGTATACCTCATATCCCACTTGAAGACGctattgaatttttgtGTGAACCTTACACGAGACTGCACGATCATGAATGTAACAGTAAAAAGTCTGATGTAATTGCCAATTTAAACTGCACAAATGAATATCCTCAGAACACTTGCAAAGTCATCCCCAGTATAATCCAAGAGTTGTATCAATCATCAGAAGGGAATGTTTTGCTTTTGATATTCCTAACAAGAATGACAAAGCTATCTGGCAAAGTTCCCTTTCAACGATTTTCGGTCAAAAATTCATATCTATATGATCACCTACTGAATAGTAACTATGGAACTACAAGAAAAGAGATTCTtacaaattatttgaatatgGGAACTAACTCAGACACAAGAGCCTTGCTTAAAGTTGCAGCGTTAATCTCCAATGGATCGggattctttttttcagaTTTAATTGTAGCCACCGACTTGCCCATGGCTGAAGCGTTTCAGTTGTTACAAATATGTATTCATTCCAGAATAATTGTTCCTACTAGCACATATTATAAAATACCTATGGATTTAATAGCCTCTGACCAGACTCCATTTGATTTAACAGATGATAATATTTGGAAACTAGCCACTTTATGCAGCTACAAGTTCTATCATGATTCTATTTGTACTCATATAATCAAAGAATTAAACGCCAGTGGCGAATTCAAAGAACTTTCTCGGTTATGTGGGTTGAGATTTTACAATACAATTACAAAAGAAcgtttattaaatattggTGGCTATCTTCAAATGGCTACTCACTTTAGAAACTCATACGAGGTGGCAGGTCCcgaagaaaatgaaaagtaTGTTGAAGTTTTGGTCCAGGCAGGACGATATGCCATATCGACATATAATATGAAGTTGTCTCAATGGTTTTTCAATGTTGTTGGCGAATTGGTATATAATCTTGATTCGAAAACTCAGTTAAAATCCGTGTTAACAATAGCCGAGAATCATTTTAATTCTCGTGAATTTGAACAATGCCTAAGTGTGGTTGAAAATGCACAGAGgaaatttggttttgaCAGGTTGATATTTTCCATTCAAATAGTCCGTtgcaaaattgaattaggTGATTATGACGAAGCACATCGAATTGCAATTGAATGTCTTAAGGAATTAGGTGTTCCATTagatgacgatgacgaATATACAAGTGAAAACCTGCTTGAGACGTGTTTGGGAAAAATTCCGCTCTCTGTTGCTGACATTAGAGGTATTTTGAAGATTAAAAGATGCAAGAATTCAAGAACATTGCTAATGTATCAGTTAATTTCAGAGCTAATTGTACTATTCAAGCTTCAAGGTAAAGACAAAGTGAGAAGGTTTCTCACAGCTTATGCGATGAGTCAAATTCATACTCAAGGGTCTTCTCCTTATTGTGCAGTAATTCTTATAGACTTTGCACAATCATTTGTCAACGAAACCACAACTTCAGGAATGCTTAAAGCAAAAGAACTCAGTATTGTCATGTTGTCATTGATTAATAGAGCACCAGAAATATCTTTATCATATGTTCAGTCTATTTATGAATATTATTTCAGTTGTCATGCTgtattttttgaatcaattgaaaaaatgcTGGATCTTATACATCCAGGTAACGCTAGTTCCCATTGCACAAGACTGTCTTATTATTCATCTTTTCATTTGATAGTTAATGTTTCcaagattttcttttcatgTATGAATGGAGAAAGTTTCAAAATGTTCTCAACATTCAAGTGTAAATCCTATTTAACAGGGGATCCCCAAATGCCTGAAATGGACAATTTTTTATACGATAGTGAAATGTTACTTGCTGGACATTcagaattgaatgaatttatGAGAAAATATCAGTCATTCAACCAAACTTCCGTTGGTAAATTTTGCTACTATTTAATTGTACTACTTGTAATGTCACGTGAACACAGATTTGACGAGGCTGCCGATTTGGTTTTGAAAGTTTTGGAAGACTTACTGGAAAAATTGCCTGTATCTTTTTtgcatcatcaatattacTTAATATGTGGTAAAGTGTTTGCTTATCACCAGACCAAAACCCCAGAAAGTGAGGAACAAGTGGAACGTATTTTGGCTCGtcaatttgaaagataTGAATTGTGGGCACTGACGAATAAGCCGACCCTTCTACCACGgtacttgttgttgagtaCCTACAAACAGATTAGAGAAAACCATGTTGACAAGTTAGAAATACTAGATTCATTTGAGGAGGCGTTACAGACGGCCCATAAATTTCATAATGTATATGATATGTGCTGGATCAATTTGGAATGTGCAAGATGGTTAATTAGcataaaccaaaaaaggCACAGAATCTCAAGAATGGTTAAACAAGGTCTTAAAATTTTGAGAAGCTTGgaattaaataatcattTAAGATTAgctgaatttgaatttgatgaataCATTGAGGACGAAGATCACAGAAATAAATGGGCAGGGTTAACTAATAATCCAACATTGGATACTGTTACTACCTGGCAACAACAGAACATGCCCGATAAGGTATCTCCATGCAATGACAAGCAGTTGGTCCACGGAAAACAATTTGGCAAAAAAGAGTTTGATAGCCATTTGCTCAGATTGCACTTTGATGGCCAATATACAGGCCTAGATTTGAATTCAGCTATTCGTGAATGTCTAGCAATATCCGAAGCTTTAGACGAAAATTCCATTCTCACAAAGTTGATGGCATCTGCCATCAAGTATTCAGGTGCCACATATGGGGTAATTGTCACGAAGAAAAACCAGGAGACACCTTTTCTTAGAACAATTGGCTCGCAGCACAATATTCACACATTAAACAACATGCCAATTTCCGACGACATTTGTCCTGCTCAGTTGATTCGTCATGTATTGCATACAGGAGAAACGGTGAACAAAGCTCATGATCACATAGGATTTGCTAACAAGTTTGAGAATGAATACTTTCAAACAACAGATAAAAAGTATTCAGTTGTGTGTTTGCCATTAAAGAGTCTGCTTGGATTATTTGGTGCACTTTATCTAGAAGGTAGTGATGGTGATTTTGGACATGAAGATTTGTTCAATGAAAGGAAATGTGATTTGTTACAACTTTTTTGCACACAAGCAGCTGTGGCTTTGGGTAAGGAGCGTTTGCTTTTGCAAATGGAACTAGCAAAAATGGCAGCAGAAGACGCCACTGATGAAAAAGCCAGTTTTTTGGCAAACATGTCACATGAAATACGAACCCCATTCAATTCGTTATTGTCATTtgctatttttttgttagaTACCAAATTGGATTCTACTCAAAGAGAATATGTCGAGGCAATTCAGAGCTCCGCAATGATAACGttgaatattattgatgGGATACTTGCgttttccaaaattgaGCATGGATCCTTTACATTAGAAAATGCCCCCTTTTCTTTGAATGATTGTATCGAGACTGCTATTCAAGTAAGTGGGgaaacaattttgaatGACCAGATTGAGTTGGTGTTTTGTAACAATTGTCCAGAGATTGAATTTGTGGTTGGTGATCTAACGAGGTTCAGACAAATTGTGATCAATTTGGTGGGTAATGCTATTAAGTTTACAACCAAAGGTCatgttttgatttcttgtgATAGCCGAAAAATTACGGACGACAGATTTGAGATCAATGTGTCAGTTGAGGATTCAGGAATTGgaatttccaaaaaatcTCAAAATAAAGTGTTTGGAGCATTTTCTCAAGTAGATGGTTCCGCAAGACGAGAATATGGTGGCTCTGGATTAGGTTTAGCTAtatcaaagaaattgacTGAACTAATGGGTGGCACAATTAGATTTGAAAGTGAGGAAGGGATTGGCACAACGTTTTATGTTAGCGTCATTATGGACGCAAAAGAATACTCATCCCCGCCATTTagtttaaataaaaaatgtTTGATTTACAGCCAGCATTGTCTTACTGCCAagtcaatttcaaatatgcTTAATTATTTTGGATCAACAGTTAAAGTCACTAATCAGAAGTCTGAGTTTTCAACTTCCGTGCAAGCCAACGACatcatttttgttgatcGCGGAATGGAACCTGATGTTAGTTGCAAAACCAAAGTCATTCCCATCGACCCAAAACCtttcaaaagaaacaaacTCATTAGTATTCTCAAAGAACAACCAAGTTTGCCCACCAAAGTGTTTGGAAACAACAAatctaatttatcaaaacaataCCCTCTAAGAATATTATTAGCAGAAGACAATCTTTTGAACTATAAAGTATGTTTGAAGCATTTGGATAAATTGGGGTACAAGGCAGATCATGCCAAAGATGGAGTAGTAGTTTTGGATAAATGTAAAGAACTACTAGAAAAAGACGAAAAATATGATGTCATATTGATGGATATTCAAATGCCTCGTAAGGACGGTATTACAGCTACAAGggatttgaaaacattgtttcacacacaaaaaaaggaaagtTGGTTACCCGTGATCGTAGCATTGACAGCTAATGTTGCTGGAGACGACAAAAAGAGGTGTCTAGAAGAGGGaatgtttgattttataaCCAAACCCATTTTACCAGATGAACTTAGACGTATTTTAACAAAAGTAGGGGAAACAGTGAATATGTAAAATGtgtatttaataataagatCTATACCATATATTTAATCAAACTTAATAATGTAAAGttaatagtaatagtaatacATATTTCacttttaaatttatttctatAATTGCTAGCTTGTATTTTTGAAGATTAAGCTCCGTTGGCGGAATCCAAGTTGTTTTGCTCCACTTGCAGGTCTGGTTGTTCGGAACCCTCAGTTTCATTTGCCACACCAACAGTTTGATGAAAGTCTAAAATTTCACTGTACATCATAACTCTCCAAGTATCCACTGGCAAGTCTGCGTCATTAAAACTCCAATCGAATTTACTCTCACAAACAGGCTCATCGGTTGGATCATGGTATGCCTCCATATAAGGATGGGTCAAACCTTCAACAGCACTGATTCTTTTCTTAGGGTCAAAAACCAACAATTTAgccaataaatcaatagcCTCCGGTTCAACGTGAGTACAGGAAGCAAATCTTTCACTAAATGGGATAGGGTCTCTATGTGGTAATGATTGGACAAATCTTAAAGTGTTTTCGGAACAAATAGTATCGATCACATCAGCAGGAGGTGAGCCCAATAATTCTGTTATAATGGAGAATTGATGCACGTGATCTTTCCCGGGGAATAGTGGTTTCCCTTCAATCATTTCCGCTAAGATACAACCCACAGACCACAAGTCGACTTCAGTGTCGTATTTTTGCCAAGTTAACATGATTTCTGGTGCTCGATAATATCTGGTTGACACGTAACCCGTCATTTGTGGATCTTGAAGTCTTGCAAGACCAAAGTCACAGATTTTCAAGTCACAGTTTTCATTGATCAAGATGTTGGATGGTTTCAAATCACGATGAATAACACCGGCAGAATGAATGTATTTTAAACCTCTCATTATTTGGTATGtgaa
Coding sequences within it:
- the HOG1 gene encoding mitogen-activated protein kinase (MAP kinase of osmotic-, heavy metal-, and core stress response; role in regulation of glycerol, D-arabitol in response to stress; phosphorylated in response to H2O2 (Ssk1-dependent) or NaCl; mutant induces protective mouse immune response), producing the protein MSADGEFTRTQIFGTVFEITNRYTELNPVGMGAFGLVCSAVDRLTGQNVAVKKVMKPFSTSVLAKRTYRELKLLKHLKHENLITLDDIFISPLEDIYFVNELQGTDLHRLLNSRPLEKQFIQYFTYQIMRGLKYIHSAGVIHRDLKPSNILINENCDLKICDFGLARLQDPQMTGYVSTRYYRAPEIMLTWQKYDTEVDLWSVGCILAEMIEGKPLFPGKDHVHQFSIITELLGSPPADVIDTICSENTLRFVQSLPHRDPIPFSERFASCTHVEPEAIDLLAKLLVFDPKKRISAVEGLTHPYMEAYHDPTDEPVCESKFDWSFNDADLPVDTWRVMMYSEILDFHQTVGVANETEGSEQPDSQVEQNNLDSANGA
- the CHK1 gene encoding Chk1p (Histidine kinase; 2-component signaling, cell wall synthesis; hyphal growth defect; avirulent in mouse, not rat vaginal infection; phagocytosis rate increased; Spider biofilm induced; required for RPMI biofilm; Bcr1-induced in a/a biofilm) codes for the protein MSMNFFNSSEPARDHKPDQEKETVMTTEHYEFERPDVKAIRNFKFFRSDETETKKGPNLHISDLSPLESQSVPPSALSLNHSIIPDQYERRQDTPDPIHTPEISLSDYLYDQTLSPQGFDNSRENFNIHKTIASLFEDNSSVVSQESTDDTKTTLSSETCDSFSLNNASYLTNINFVQNHLQYLSQNVLGNRTSNSLPPSSSSQIDFDASNLTPDSIPGYILNKKLGSVHQSTDSVYNAIKIPQNEEYNCCTKASASQNPTNLNSKVIVRLSPNIFQNLSLSRFLNEWYILSGKHSSKEHQIWSNESLTNEYVQDKTIPTFDKESARFRPTLPINIPGILYPQEIINFCVNSHDYPLEHPSQSTDQKRFAMVYQDNDYKTFKELSMFTLHELQTRQGSYSSNESRRKSSSGFNIGVNATTTEAGSLESFSNLMQNHHLGATSTNGDPFHSKLAKFEYGVSKSPMKLIEILTDIMRVVETISVIHELGFVHNGLTSSNLLKSEKNVRDIKITGWGFAFSFTENCSQGYRNKHLAQVQDLIPYMAPEVLAITNSVVDYRSDFYSLGVIMYELVLGILPFKNSNPQKLIRMHTFENPIAPSALAPGWISEKLSGVIMKLLEKHPHNRYTDCHSLLHDLIEVKNMYISKLLDSGETIPNSNLNLSDRQYYLTKENLLHPEKMGITPVLGLKESFIGRRDFLQNVTEVYNNSKNGIDLLFISGESGRGKTIILQDLRAAAVLKQDFYYSWKFSFFGADTHVYRFLVEGVQKIITQILNSSEEIQNTWRDVILTHIPIDLSILFYLIPELKVLLGKKYTSIYKHKIGMGMLKRSFKEDQTSRLEIKLRQILKEFFKLVAKQGLSIFLDDVQWCSEESWRLLCDVLDFDSSGEVRESYNIKIVVCYALNADHLENVNIEHKKISFCRYAKQSHLNLREFSIPHIPLEDAIEFLCEPYTRSHDHECNSKKSDVIANLNCTNEYPQNTCKVIPSIIQELYQSSEGNVLLLIFLTRMTKLSGKVPFQRFSVKNSYLYDHLSNSNYGTTRKEILTNYLNMGTNSDTRALLKVAALISNGSGFFFSDLIVATDLPMAEAFQLLQICIHSRIIVPTSTYYKIPMDLIASDQTPFDLTDDNIWKLATLCSYKFYHDSICTHIIKELNASGEFKELSRLCGLRFYNTITKERLLNIGGYLQMATHFRNSYEVAGPEENEKYVEVLVQAGRYAISTYNMKLSQWFFNVVGELVYNLDSKTQLKSVLTIAENHFNSREFEQCLSVVENAQRKFGFDRLIFSIQIVRCKIELGDYDEAHRIAIECLKELGVPLDDDDEYTSENSLETCLGKIPLSVADIRGILKIKRCKNSRTLLMYQLISELIVLFKLQGKDKVRRFLTAYAMSQIHTQGSSPYCAVILIDFAQSFVNETTTSGMLKAKELSIVMLSLINRAPEISLSYVQSIYEYYFSCHAVFFESIEKMSDLIHPGNASSHCTRSSYYSSFHLIVNVSKIFFSCMNGESFKMFSTFKCKSYLTGDPQMPEMDNFLYDSEMLLAGHSELNEFMRKYQSFNQTSVGKFCYYLIVLLVMSREHRFDEAADLVLKVLEDLSEKLPVSFLHHQYYLICGKVFAYHQTKTPESEEQVERILARQFERYELWASTNKPTLLPRYLLLSTYKQIRENHVDKLEILDSFEEALQTAHKFHNVYDMCWINLECARWLISINQKRHRISRMVKQGLKILRSLELNNHLRLAEFEFDEYIEDEDHRNKWAGLTNNPTLDTVTTWQQQNMPDKVSPCNDKQLVHGKQFGKKEFDSHLLRLHFDGQYTGLDLNSAIRECLAISEALDENSILTKLMASAIKYSGATYGVIVTKKNQETPFLRTIGSQHNIHTLNNMPISDDICPAQLIRHVLHTGETVNKAHDHIGFANKFENEYFQTTDKKYSVVCLPLKSSLGLFGALYLEGSDGDFGHEDLFNERKCDLLQLFCTQAAVALGKERLLLQMELAKMAAEDATDEKASFLANMSHEIRTPFNSLLSFAIFLLDTKLDSTQREYVEAIQSSAMITLNIIDGILAFSKIEHGSFTLENAPFSLNDCIETAIQVSGETILNDQIELVFCNNCPEIEFVVGDLTRFRQIVINLVGNAIKFTTKGHVLISCDSRKITDDRFEINVSVEDSGIGISKKSQNKVFGAFSQVDGSARREYGGSGLGLAISKKLTELMGGTIRFESEEGIGTTFYVSVIMDAKEYSSPPFSLNKKCLIYSQHCLTAKSISNMLNYFGSTVKVTNQKSEFSTSVQANDIIFVDRGMEPDVSCKTKVIPIDPKPFKRNKLISILKEQPSLPTKVFGNNKSNLSKQYPLRILLAEDNLLNYKVCLKHLDKLGYKADHAKDGVVVLDKCKELLEKDEKYDVILMDIQMPRKDGITATRDLKTLFHTQKKESWLPVIVALTANVAGDDKKRCLEEGMFDFITKPILPDELRRILTKVGETVNM